One Verrucomicrobiia bacterium genomic window carries:
- a CDS encoding urease accessory UreF family protein — MGTRLQPPEICAPQPIEGSPNATERNEWLVWQLVDSAFPTGGFAHSNGLEAAWQHGEVRNRAELVSFTEASLDQLGHASLPFVTAAWTEPQRLPEFDALCHAFTSNHVANRASRLQGKAFFNAVRKVFLGERAAALQDTPWSHMAPMFGACLREAGIDRIAAGRMFVFQHLRGTFAAAVRLNIVGPMDAQVLQNCLSGVAEAVLARCGSLSLDDLAQTAPLLDLWQGAQDRLYSRLFQS, encoded by the coding sequence ATGGGGACCCGATTGCAACCACCTGAAATCTGCGCGCCGCAGCCAATTGAAGGATCGCCGAACGCGACGGAGCGTAACGAATGGCTCGTCTGGCAATTGGTGGATTCTGCATTTCCGACGGGTGGCTTTGCGCACTCAAACGGCCTCGAAGCGGCCTGGCAACACGGCGAGGTGAGGAACCGCGCGGAGTTGGTCTCGTTCACTGAAGCCAGTCTGGATCAACTTGGACATGCTTCCCTGCCGTTTGTGACCGCGGCCTGGACCGAGCCGCAACGGCTCCCTGAATTCGATGCGCTGTGTCACGCGTTCACATCGAATCATGTAGCCAACCGTGCGAGCCGTTTGCAGGGAAAGGCATTCTTCAACGCAGTCCGAAAAGTGTTCCTGGGCGAGCGAGCGGCGGCTCTCCAAGACACCCCGTGGTCGCACATGGCGCCCATGTTCGGCGCCTGTTTGCGAGAAGCCGGAATCGACCGCATCGCGGCGGGTCGCATGTTCGTCTTCCAGCACCTGCGTGGAACCTTCGCCGCCGCCGTGCGGCTGAACATTGTTGGTCCCATGGACGCGCAGGTTCTGCAGAATTGCCTGTCAGGCGTGGCGGAAGCCGTGCTGGCCCGTTGCGGCTCGCTCTCGTTGGATGACCTCGCCCAGACGGCTCCGCTGCTGGACCTGTGGCAGGGTGCGCAGGATCGACTGTATTCCCGGTTGTTCCAGAGCTGA
- a CDS encoding sigma-54 dependent transcriptional regulator: MKQANIVLIEDDPSTASALHNVLSAEGYDVTIARRGDDGLEQAKQRNCDLVITDLRLPGLSGLELIAKLHAAKPKLPIIMMTAHGTTETAIEAMKLGACEYLVKPFEADELLDLAAATVASSRRMSESIEIGEARSSPRAIVGTSRVMQNIYKEIGRVAATPVTVLIRGATGTGKELIARAIYQHSNRASEPFIAVNCAAIPETLLESELFGHERGSFSGAHTRRIGRFEQAQNGTIFLDEIGDLAPNTQAKLLRVLQEKSFQRLGGDEVISVDVRVLAATHRNLEAAIQEGEFREDLLYRLSVVTITLPALSERVEDIPELVKFFISRYARELGMESSSIQPDAIAWLQTQPWPGNVRELENVVRRAMLMARPFGISLEHVQQVVNRDRKPPAAGSQTHTAYVADLLDRVQRGEAENAYSMMIGEMEPELFRQAIQLAQGNQAKAARWLGVTRLKMREKLSEFGLHPGSTNGPEPG; encoded by the coding sequence ATGAAGCAAGCGAACATAGTCCTAATCGAGGATGACCCCAGCACCGCGTCGGCTCTGCACAATGTCCTGTCTGCCGAAGGCTATGACGTGACCATTGCGCGGCGCGGTGATGACGGCCTCGAGCAGGCAAAGCAGCGCAACTGCGACCTCGTCATCACGGACCTGCGTCTTCCGGGCCTCAGCGGCCTGGAACTGATTGCGAAGCTGCACGCCGCGAAGCCCAAGCTTCCGATCATCATGATGACCGCCCATGGCACCACGGAAACAGCGATCGAGGCGATGAAACTCGGCGCGTGCGAATACCTCGTGAAGCCGTTTGAAGCGGATGAACTGCTCGATCTCGCGGCAGCAACCGTCGCGAGCTCGCGCCGCATGTCGGAATCCATCGAGATCGGCGAGGCACGGAGTTCCCCGCGCGCGATCGTGGGAACCAGCCGCGTGATGCAGAACATTTACAAGGAGATTGGGCGGGTCGCGGCAACGCCCGTTACGGTCCTGATTCGCGGTGCCACGGGCACTGGCAAGGAACTGATCGCGCGGGCGATCTATCAGCACAGCAATCGCGCCAGCGAGCCGTTCATCGCCGTGAATTGCGCCGCCATTCCCGAGACGCTGCTGGAAAGCGAGCTGTTCGGACACGAACGCGGAAGCTTCAGTGGAGCGCACACACGCCGCATCGGACGCTTTGAACAGGCGCAAAACGGGACCATTTTCCTGGATGAGATCGGAGACCTTGCGCCCAACACACAGGCAAAGCTGCTGCGGGTGCTGCAGGAAAAATCCTTCCAGCGGCTGGGAGGCGATGAGGTCATCAGCGTCGATGTCCGCGTGCTCGCGGCAACGCACAGGAATTTGGAAGCCGCAATCCAGGAAGGCGAATTCCGGGAAGATCTGCTTTATCGGCTCAGCGTGGTGACGATCACCCTCCCAGCCCTGTCCGAGCGTGTGGAAGACATTCCAGAGCTCGTGAAGTTTTTCATCAGCCGCTACGCGCGCGAACTCGGAATGGAGTCATCGTCCATTCAACCCGATGCAATTGCCTGGCTGCAAACCCAGCCGTGGCCCGGCAACGTGCGGGAACTTGAAAACGTGGTGCGCCGCGCGATGCTCATGGCGCGGCCGTTCGGCATCAGCCTCGAGCACGTCCAACAGGTGGTGAATCGCGACCGCAAACCGCCAGCGGCCGGCAGCCAGACTCACACGGCCTACGTGGCCGACCTCCTCGATCGCGTGCAACGCGGCGAAGCCGAGAACGCCTATTCCATGATGATTGGCGAAATGGAACCTGAATTGTTTCGCCAGGCAATCCAGCTTGCCCAGGGGAACCAGGCCAAGGCCGCGCGGTGGCTTGGAGTCACGCGATTGAAAATGCGCGAAAAGCTCAGCGAGTTCGGCCTGCATCCCGGTTCAACCAACGGTCCTGAACCGGGGTGA
- a CDS encoding response regulator gives MKKRILMVDDDESVRESLRRILEDAGYDVTLAVDGNDGEARLASGAFDLTILDLNMPGRDGWDVLGAASAAYPMMPVIIVTGMFDQLDSTVFPGVAALLKKPIDVPPLMKAIEGALSETFEQRLGRATAARHVEPWTRVGG, from the coding sequence ATGAAGAAACGAATATTGATGGTCGACGACGACGAGTCGGTCAGGGAATCGCTCAGGCGCATCCTCGAGGACGCTGGCTACGATGTGACGCTGGCGGTCGATGGAAACGACGGCGAGGCCCGGCTTGCGTCGGGTGCGTTCGACCTGACGATTCTCGATTTGAACATGCCGGGGCGCGATGGGTGGGATGTTCTTGGAGCGGCCAGTGCTGCCTATCCGATGATGCCGGTCATCATCGTGACGGGGATGTTTGATCAGCTGGATTCAACGGTTTTTCCTGGCGTCGCGGCCCTGCTGAAGAAGCCGATCGATGTGCCGCCGTTGATGAAAGCGATCGAGGGCGCGCTGAGTGAAACCTTTGAACAACGCCTCGGAAGGGCGACGGCAGCGCGGCACGTGGAACCCTGGACACGCGTCGGAGGATGA
- the kduD gene encoding 2-dehydro-3-deoxy-D-gluconate 5-dehydrogenase KduD: MILEKFKLDGKVAVVTGAGRGLGQAAAVGFAEAGADVAIVDVISTEETAAKVRALGRRACEVPANLMERASAQKVADAVVKELGGIDILLNNAGIIRRAPVLEFSEKDWDEVIKINQDMVFFLTQAVGRQMVAQGRGGKIINIASMLSFQGGIRVPSYTASKSAVMGLTKLFATELAPHRINVNAVAPGYMATDNTAPLRADASRSAEILGRIPAGRWGEPQDLQGALVFLASAASDYVTGYTIAVDGGWLAR, from the coding sequence ATGATACTCGAAAAATTCAAACTGGACGGAAAAGTGGCGGTGGTGACGGGAGCGGGACGTGGACTCGGACAGGCTGCGGCCGTCGGATTCGCCGAAGCCGGCGCTGATGTAGCAATCGTCGATGTCATCAGCACGGAGGAAACCGCCGCCAAGGTGCGGGCGCTCGGACGCCGCGCGTGCGAAGTCCCGGCCAACCTGATGGAACGGGCGAGCGCACAAAAAGTCGCTGATGCCGTCGTCAAGGAACTGGGCGGGATCGACATCCTCCTGAACAACGCGGGCATCATCCGGCGCGCACCCGTTCTGGAATTCTCGGAAAAGGACTGGGACGAAGTCATCAAGATCAACCAGGACATGGTGTTCTTCCTGACCCAGGCCGTGGGCCGTCAGATGGTGGCCCAGGGTCGTGGCGGAAAAATCATCAACATCGCCTCAATGCTCTCGTTCCAGGGCGGCATCCGCGTGCCGTCATACACCGCGAGCAAGAGCGCGGTGATGGGATTGACCAAGCTGTTCGCCACGGAGCTCGCGCCGCACCGCATCAACGTCAACGCCGTTGCCCCCGGCTACATGGCCACAGACAACACCGCTCCGCTTCGCGCAGACGCTTCCCGCAGTGCAGAGATTCTCGGACGCATTCCCGCGGGCCGCTGGGGCGAACCGCAGGATCTGCAGGGAGCCCTTGTGTTCCTTGCCTCTGCCGCATCGGATTACGTGACCGGCTACACGATTGCTGTCGATGGCGGCTGGCTCGCGCGCTAG
- the kduI gene encoding 5-dehydro-4-deoxy-D-glucuronate isomerase has translation MEIRYSPNPKDYQRLTTDELRAAFLIENLFAPGKLELVYSDADRAITGSAVPTNAGIELSADAELRAAYFCERRELGILSVDGDGAVEVDGKVYPMGKLDCLYVGRGSQAVKFTSSNAAEPAAFFLLSYPAHTAYPTTHAQMKDATPVELGSVADANRRTIYKYIHTGGIKSCQLVMGFTKLQEGAVWNTMPPHTHTRRSEIYLYFDMTPARRVMHFMGTPQETRHLVVANRQAVISPSWSIHCGCGTGAYTFCWAMGGENQAFEDMDAAPVQQLR, from the coding sequence ATGGAAATACGCTATTCACCCAACCCCAAGGACTATCAACGGCTCACCACCGACGAATTACGCGCGGCGTTCCTGATCGAAAACCTGTTCGCGCCAGGCAAGCTCGAACTCGTCTACAGCGACGCCGATCGTGCGATTACCGGGTCCGCGGTGCCCACTAATGCAGGCATCGAGTTGAGTGCCGACGCCGAACTGCGAGCGGCGTATTTCTGCGAGCGTCGCGAACTCGGGATTCTCAGCGTGGACGGCGATGGCGCGGTGGAGGTGGATGGAAAAGTGTACCCGATGGGCAAGCTCGATTGCCTGTATGTCGGGCGCGGCAGCCAGGCCGTCAAGTTCACCAGCAGCAATGCCGCCGAACCTGCCGCATTTTTCCTTCTCAGTTATCCTGCGCACACCGCGTATCCGACCACGCACGCGCAGATGAAGGATGCGACTCCCGTTGAACTCGGCTCAGTCGCCGATGCAAATCGCCGGACGATCTACAAATACATCCACACGGGCGGCATCAAGAGCTGCCAGCTGGTCATGGGCTTTACGAAGTTGCAGGAGGGCGCTGTTTGGAACACGATGCCGCCGCACACTCACACGCGGCGTTCTGAAATCTATTTGTATTTCGACATGACGCCGGCGAGGCGCGTCATGCATTTCATGGGCACTCCGCAGGAGACGCGGCACCTGGTTGTCGCGAACCGCCAGGCGGTGATCTCGCCGAGCTGGAGCATCCATTGCGGATGCGGCACGGGTGCCTACACCTTTTGCTGGGCGATGGGCGGCGAGAACCAGGCGTTCGAAGACATGGACGCCGCGCCCGTGCAACAACTCAGGTAA
- a CDS encoding adenylyltransferase/cytidyltransferase family protein: MQFQAKILTAAQLPGWRQQLRHAGRKLVVTNGCFDILHPGHVTYLAMARDLGDALLIGLNADASVRELKGPSRPVNSESDRAIVLAALESVSGVCVFPEKTATEFLMRAQPDVYVKGGDYTLETINQDERRAVESAGGTVAILPIVPGKSTTSILSKIAKL; encoded by the coding sequence GTGCAATTTCAGGCGAAGATCCTTACCGCGGCGCAGCTTCCTGGCTGGCGCCAGCAGTTGCGTCACGCGGGCAGGAAACTCGTCGTCACAAACGGCTGCTTCGATATTCTGCATCCAGGCCATGTCACCTATCTCGCAATGGCCCGGGACCTTGGCGATGCCCTGCTGATCGGGCTGAACGCCGATGCGTCCGTCCGCGAGTTGAAAGGTCCTTCGCGTCCGGTCAACTCCGAATCCGATCGCGCCATCGTCCTCGCCGCGCTGGAAAGTGTCAGCGGCGTCTGCGTCTTCCCCGAAAAAACTGCCACGGAATTCCTCATGCGCGCGCAACCGGATGTTTACGTCAAGGGCGGCGATTACACATTGGAAACGATCAACCAGGACGAACGCCGCGCGGTGGAAAGCGCAGGCGGCACGGTGGCGATCCTTCCGATCGTGCCCGGAAAATCGACGACGTCGATCCTCTCGAAGATCGCAAAACTCTAA
- the ureG gene encoding urease accessory protein UreG: MKLLLHYHHSDANGHSHRGVFDERDRPLHRDFRERAFTVGIGGPVGSGKTALTLQLCLQLRERMNIAVVTNDIFTREDGEFLTRHNALEAERIRAVETGGCPHAAIREDISANLMALEDLHQRFTPDMLFIESGGDNLAACFSRELADFTIQVIDVAGGDKIPRKGGPGITQTDLLVINKTDLAQAVGADLTVMERDTLKMRGAGPFVFAQVRNGVGVESIIGHILHAWQHAMGVAHPH, encoded by the coding sequence ATGAAACTCCTTCTGCATTATCATCACAGTGACGCCAACGGTCACAGTCATCGCGGCGTATTCGACGAACGCGACCGGCCGCTTCACCGCGATTTCCGCGAACGCGCGTTTACGGTGGGCATCGGCGGACCTGTGGGCAGCGGCAAGACGGCGTTGACGCTGCAGTTGTGTCTTCAGTTGCGCGAACGGATGAACATCGCGGTTGTCACCAACGACATCTTCACGCGCGAGGATGGCGAGTTCCTGACAAGGCACAACGCGCTGGAGGCGGAACGCATTCGCGCGGTGGAAACGGGCGGCTGTCCGCACGCCGCGATCCGCGAAGACATTTCTGCGAATCTCATGGCACTTGAAGACCTGCATCAACGATTCACGCCCGACATGTTGTTCATTGAATCCGGCGGCGACAACCTCGCGGCGTGTTTCAGCCGCGAGCTTGCAGACTTCACGATTCAAGTCATTGATGTGGCGGGTGGCGACAAGATCCCGCGCAAAGGCGGGCCGGGCATCACGCAAACCGACCTGCTGGTGATCAACAAAACGGATCTGGCTCAGGCGGTCGGAGCGGACCTGACAGTAATGGAGCGAGACACTTTGAAAATGCGGGGCGCTGGGCCGTTCGTGTTTGCGCAGGTGAGGAACGGAGTGGGGGTGGAATCGATCATCGGCCACATTCTTCACGCGTGGCAGCACGCCATGGGGGTGGCGCATCCGCATTGA
- a CDS encoding ATP-binding protein, producing the protein MTGTNHSTGGFRRITRLVPQVKIRFVGFMLVVACGTILLSWITRSLWSQLDKLQKEHAAVKSESFYLGVHLRGAIRSLNDKLLQHGVSRDPLLRSAFTDEAGELKLWIETNRFHLDQMVDVQLLKSLQVSRQLEILKQAEAEYDRYVTNAMEVLAQTSAVPEDEEIRFEALYRKVREISSSVFPLCDNLVKAQRQGFSEFLDETQRTLINHQRLLKLCSALILGLAIALALLVYRGMIAPLRVGLSESETIIERQEKLASLGILASGVAHEIRNPLTAIKFRLFSLRKSLPAVAQHEDAAIIGNEINRLERIVQDFLQFARPSEPRLAKISAIQIARGVHELFRTQLEKSAIELKLEADENVEVYADAQQIKQVLINLVQNSAENIGRNGTVTLRISRGTDELEGRNRSVVILAVADSGNGIPPEVEARLFDPFFTTKEGGTGLGLAISARIVEKHGGILRYETELNYGTTFEVVLPGLENEASEHSPNRG; encoded by the coding sequence ATGACAGGAACAAATCATTCCACTGGTGGGTTCCGGAGAATCACCCGGCTCGTGCCGCAGGTGAAAATCCGGTTTGTCGGCTTCATGCTCGTCGTGGCATGCGGAACCATTCTTCTTTCGTGGATCACCCGCAGCCTCTGGAGCCAGCTTGACAAACTTCAGAAGGAGCACGCCGCGGTGAAAAGCGAGAGCTTCTACCTGGGCGTGCATCTCCGCGGCGCCATCCGCAGCCTGAATGACAAACTCCTGCAGCACGGCGTTTCGCGCGATCCCCTGCTGCGCAGCGCCTTCACTGATGAAGCGGGCGAGTTGAAATTGTGGATCGAGACCAACCGCTTTCACCTCGATCAGATGGTCGACGTGCAGCTTCTCAAAAGCCTGCAGGTTTCGCGGCAACTTGAAATTTTGAAGCAGGCCGAAGCCGAATACGACCGTTACGTCACGAATGCGATGGAGGTGCTCGCGCAAACGTCGGCTGTTCCCGAGGACGAAGAAATCCGGTTTGAGGCGCTGTACCGGAAGGTGCGGGAGATTTCGAGCAGCGTGTTTCCATTGTGCGACAACCTGGTGAAGGCACAACGGCAGGGCTTCAGCGAATTCCTCGATGAAACCCAGCGCACATTGATCAACCATCAGCGCTTGCTCAAGCTGTGTTCCGCCCTGATCCTCGGGCTCGCCATCGCGCTCGCTCTCCTGGTCTACCGCGGGATGATCGCGCCATTGCGCGTCGGCTTAAGCGAGAGCGAGACGATCATTGAACGCCAGGAGAAGCTCGCCTCGCTGGGAATCCTTGCATCAGGCGTTGCGCACGAAATCCGGAATCCTCTCACCGCAATCAAGTTCCGCCTGTTCAGCCTGCGCAAATCACTGCCGGCCGTTGCGCAGCACGAGGACGCCGCCATCATCGGCAACGAAATCAACCGCCTGGAGCGGATCGTCCAGGACTTCCTGCAATTCGCGCGGCCGTCGGAACCGCGCCTCGCCAAAATCTCCGCCATCCAGATCGCCCGCGGCGTCCACGAGCTATTCCGGACGCAATTGGAAAAGTCCGCCATAGAACTCAAGCTGGAAGCAGACGAGAATGTGGAGGTGTATGCCGACGCGCAGCAGATCAAACAGGTGCTGATCAATCTCGTGCAGAACTCGGCTGAAAATATTGGCCGCAATGGGACGGTTACCTTGCGCATCAGCCGGGGCACCGATGAACTCGAGGGACGCAACCGCTCTGTCGTGATACTGGCAGTGGCCGACTCGGGCAACGGCATTCCGCCTGAAGTCGAGGCTCGGCTCTTTGACCCGTTCTTCACCACGAAGGAAGGTGGAACAGGACTTGGCCTCGCCATCTCGGCACGCATCGTCGAGAAGCACGGCGGCATTCTGCGCTACGAAACCGAACTGAACTACGGCACCACGTTCGAGGTGGTCTTGCCAGGCCTTGAAAATGAAGCAAGCGAACATAGTCCTAATCGAGGATGA
- a CDS encoding LUD domain-containing protein, translating into MSERAKILGRIREALSVAAPFPGAHEPAAHPIAATTASARAGEWLPRVGQSRDEQIAAFAANAADLRAEFFPLASGAELVAQLQKMRYVDAWKKIATHSGELTGLIQRALDLPTVFTDAVYDGNALESCDVGITECDALVAQTGSVLVTNRTCGGRALSVLPPHHIVLARRDQLVRDLPAAFQWLRRTYDGNYPSMISFITGPSRTGDIERILVLGAHGPRRLTIFMV; encoded by the coding sequence ATGAGCGAACGCGCAAAGATCCTCGGGCGCATTCGCGAGGCGTTATCAGTCGCCGCTCCGTTTCCCGGCGCACATGAACCGGCCGCACATCCCATCGCCGCCACGACTGCGTCTGCACGCGCTGGCGAATGGCTTCCGCGGGTGGGCCAGAGCCGTGACGAGCAGATCGCGGCGTTTGCTGCGAACGCGGCCGATCTGCGCGCGGAGTTCTTCCCGCTCGCCAGCGGCGCCGAGCTTGTCGCGCAGCTTCAGAAGATGCGTTATGTCGATGCCTGGAAAAAGATCGCAACGCATTCAGGGGAGCTGACGGGACTGATACAGCGCGCGCTCGATCTTCCCACGGTCTTCACGGATGCGGTTTACGATGGCAACGCGCTGGAAAGCTGCGACGTGGGAATCACGGAATGCGACGCGCTGGTCGCGCAGACTGGCAGCGTTCTTGTAACGAATCGGACCTGCGGCGGCCGGGCGCTTTCCGTGCTGCCGCCGCACCACATTGTTTTGGCACGGCGAGACCAGCTCGTGCGCGATCTGCCTGCTGCATTCCAGTGGTTGCGCCGGACCTACGACGGGAATTATCCCAGCATGATTTCGTTCATTACCGGCCCAAGCCGGACGGGGGACATTGAACGTATTCTCGTTTTGGGGGCGCACGGTCCCAGGCGCTTGACGATCTTCATGGTTTGA
- a CDS encoding bifunctional alpha,alpha-trehalose-phosphate synthase (UDP-forming)/trehalose-phosphatase: MRIIIVSNRLPFTVSMEEGQPQFRMSPGGLTTGLWSFLERMAIDPGKGCEFVWMGWPGASVAPEHVDAVRAHGEQFRAAPVFLSENSADRFYHGFCNKTLWPLFHYFPSVTQYEEEDWQNYQSVNATFAEALLQILRPDDIVWVHDYQLMLLPRLIRNHFPEMPIGFFLHIPFPSFEVFRLLPRLWRAELLEGVLGANLVGFHTHDYTRDFLTSVMRTLGYEHQLGSLSLRDRVVKVDTFPMGIDFERFAQAACSRETENQVAELRARSSAQRLIFSVDRLDYTKGIINRLRGYEMFLKRNPQWHGKVLFVVSVAPSRIGVDSYRAMKQEIEETVGRIVGAYGTVNWTPLVYQYRNLSFNEIVALYRACDVALITPLRDGMNLVAKEFVASRPDQTGVLILSEMAGAAKEMGEALIVNPFHSDDFARALEQALTMPVEEQVKRNQVLQDRLRRYDVNRWADEFIQATLVSQKTEAARRARTLNGRAQIGLVQQYRATSRRALLLDYDGTLVPFADNPKAARPDAELLDIISALAAEPANEVAIVSGRPRVDLEEWFGSFPISLIAEHGMWLRARGGEWRVLRPVSIDWKERVRPILQLYVDRLPGALLEEKEYSLAWHYRRADPEQASLRAQELMDDLSGYTRNIDVQVLEGNKVIEIRNTGVNKGTAALEWLGNQASDFILGVGDDWTDEDLFRALPPPACSIRVGMAKTSAQFHLASHAAVRRLLKEFTEAPRRKETRKILLRNPGPVQLLA, translated from the coding sequence ATGCGAATAATCATTGTTTCCAATCGTCTGCCGTTCACGGTTTCCATGGAGGAAGGCCAGCCGCAGTTCCGGATGAGTCCGGGCGGGCTGACCACGGGGTTGTGGAGTTTCCTGGAGCGAATGGCGATCGACCCGGGAAAAGGTTGCGAATTTGTGTGGATGGGCTGGCCGGGAGCGAGCGTCGCACCTGAGCACGTGGACGCGGTGCGGGCGCATGGCGAACAATTTCGCGCGGCGCCGGTTTTTCTTTCCGAAAACAGCGCGGACCGTTTCTATCACGGGTTCTGCAACAAGACCCTCTGGCCGCTGTTCCATTATTTTCCGAGCGTGACGCAGTACGAGGAGGAGGACTGGCAGAATTACCAGAGCGTGAACGCCACCTTCGCCGAGGCGCTGCTGCAGATTCTGCGGCCCGATGACATCGTCTGGGTTCATGATTACCAGCTCATGCTTCTGCCGCGGCTGATCCGGAATCATTTTCCTGAAATGCCGATTGGCTTTTTTCTGCACATCCCGTTTCCGTCGTTTGAAGTGTTTCGACTGCTGCCGCGGCTTTGGCGGGCTGAATTGCTGGAAGGCGTGCTCGGGGCAAATCTGGTTGGGTTCCACACGCACGATTACACGCGGGACTTCCTCACATCGGTCATGCGGACACTTGGCTACGAACACCAGCTCGGCAGCCTCAGCCTGAGGGATCGCGTTGTGAAGGTGGACACCTTCCCGATGGGCATCGATTTCGAACGCTTCGCCCAGGCAGCGTGCTCGCGCGAAACGGAAAACCAGGTGGCCGAACTGCGGGCCCGCTCTTCCGCGCAGCGCCTCATCTTCTCGGTCGACCGGCTCGATTATACGAAGGGCATCATCAATCGCCTGCGCGGTTACGAGATGTTCCTTAAACGCAATCCGCAATGGCACGGCAAGGTTCTGTTTGTTGTCTCGGTTGCGCCCTCACGCATTGGCGTGGACAGCTACCGCGCGATGAAGCAGGAGATTGAGGAGACCGTCGGACGGATTGTGGGCGCGTATGGCACAGTGAACTGGACGCCCCTCGTTTACCAATACCGCAACCTTTCATTCAACGAAATCGTTGCGCTCTATCGCGCCTGCGATGTTGCACTGATCACCCCGCTGCGGGACGGAATGAACCTGGTTGCAAAGGAATTCGTAGCATCGCGTCCAGACCAGACGGGTGTCTTGATTCTGAGCGAGATGGCGGGCGCCGCCAAGGAAATGGGCGAGGCCCTGATTGTGAATCCGTTCCACAGTGACGACTTCGCGCGGGCGCTCGAGCAGGCGCTGACCATGCCCGTGGAGGAACAGGTGAAGCGCAACCAGGTGCTGCAGGATCGGTTGCGCCGCTACGACGTGAACCGCTGGGCGGATGAATTTATCCAGGCGACGCTGGTGTCGCAAAAAACCGAGGCGGCCCGGCGCGCGCGAACATTGAACGGGCGGGCGCAGATTGGGTTGGTTCAGCAGTATCGCGCCACATCCCGGCGAGCGCTCCTTTTGGATTACGACGGCACGCTCGTGCCGTTTGCCGACAACCCCAAAGCTGCGCGGCCGGACGCGGAGTTGCTGGACATCATCAGCGCGCTCGCAGCCGAACCGGCGAACGAGGTTGCCATCGTGAGCGGCCGTCCCCGCGTGGACCTGGAGGAATGGTTTGGATCGTTTCCAATTTCGCTCATTGCCGAGCACGGGATGTGGTTGCGAGCGCGCGGCGGCGAGTGGCGTGTGCTCCGGCCCGTATCGATCGACTGGAAGGAGCGCGTCAGGCCGATCCTGCAGTTGTATGTTGACCGGCTTCCCGGAGCGCTGCTTGAGGAGAAGGAATATTCTCTTGCGTGGCACTATCGCCGCGCTGATCCCGAGCAGGCTTCGCTGCGCGCGCAGGAGTTGATGGATGACCTTTCAGGCTACACGCGCAATATTGACGTGCAGGTGCTCGAAGGAAACAAGGTGATCGAAATCCGCAACACGGGTGTGAACAAGGGAACGGCGGCCCTGGAATGGCTGGGCAACCAGGCATCGGACTTCATCCTGGGTGTCGGCGATGACTGGACGGATGAGGATCTCTTCCGCGCGCTGCCGCCGCCTGCGTGTTCCATTCGCGTGGGCATGGCGAAGACATCGGCTCAGTTCCATCTCGCCAGCCATGCCGCCGTTCGGCGGTTGCTGAAGGAATTCACCGAAGCACCGCGACGCAAGGAGACGCGCAAGATCCTGTTGCGGAACCCGGGGCCCGTGCAGCTGCTCGCGTAG